Proteins encoded in a region of the Altererythrobacter ishigakiensis genome:
- a CDS encoding thiamine phosphate synthase, which produces MAQFQSLPALWLLSDERNDAVLESALARLPRGSGFVYRHYHLGDPQRWTRFRELKHSCRAYGHAVILADSALTAREWGADGIYGSPRALYPTRQDLLTIATAHDMREIGDAHRVKANAVMLSPAFATNSHPGAPCLGTSRFKMLARHSQVPVIALGGMNVRNAKRLKCSRWAAIDGLS; this is translated from the coding sequence ATGGCACAGTTCCAGTCCCTACCTGCGCTTTGGCTGCTTTCTGACGAACGCAACGATGCGGTTCTTGAATCCGCTTTGGCGCGATTGCCGCGCGGTTCTGGCTTCGTTTATCGCCATTATCATCTAGGCGATCCGCAGCGCTGGACCCGGTTTCGGGAACTAAAGCATAGCTGCCGAGCTTATGGCCATGCAGTCATTCTGGCAGACAGCGCATTGACGGCGCGCGAATGGGGAGCAGACGGGATCTACGGATCACCGCGCGCGCTATATCCGACCAGGCAAGACTTGCTGACGATCGCGACGGCGCACGACATGCGCGAGATTGGGGACGCGCATCGGGTCAAGGCCAATGCAGTGATGCTGTCACCTGCGTTTGCCACCAACTCGCATCCGGGCGCGCCGTGCCTTGGCACCAGCCGGTTCAAGATGCTCGCCCGGCACTCTCAAGTGCCGGTTATTGCGCTGGGCGGCATGAATGTTCGCAATGCCAAGCGCCTGAAATGCTCGCGCTGGGCGGCGATCGACGGGCTCAGTTAA
- a CDS encoding YggS family pyridoxal phosphate-dependent enzyme — translation MANEAATRLEDVRANIEKACKPSRRDPDGVTLIAVSKTHPAEKISPLLEAGHRVFGENRVQEAQQKWPAIREAYPGVELHLIGQLQSNKAEDAIALFDCIHALDRVSLVKALGKAMDKAGKRVPCFIQVNIGQEEQKGGCAVSDLPSLIELAHSADIPIAGLMCIPPLDIEPAPFFAYLAKLASDNGLEQLSMGMSGDYETAVMLGSTHVRVGTALFGERRKQEQ, via the coding sequence ATGGCAAATGAAGCTGCAACTCGCCTGGAAGATGTCCGCGCCAATATTGAAAAGGCGTGCAAGCCGTCGCGCCGCGATCCTGATGGCGTCACACTGATTGCAGTCAGCAAGACTCATCCTGCAGAGAAGATCTCACCCCTGCTGGAAGCTGGGCATCGCGTGTTCGGGGAAAACCGGGTTCAGGAAGCGCAACAGAAATGGCCGGCAATTCGCGAAGCCTATCCCGGGGTCGAGCTGCATCTGATTGGTCAGCTGCAATCAAATAAGGCCGAAGATGCTATAGCGTTATTTGACTGCATACACGCATTGGATCGAGTGAGCCTTGTCAAAGCACTTGGCAAAGCCATGGATAAGGCAGGCAAGCGGGTGCCGTGTTTTATCCAGGTCAATATTGGCCAGGAAGAACAAAAGGGCGGTTGCGCAGTCTCCGATTTGCCTTCGCTGATTGAACTGGCGCATTCTGCCGACATTCCGATAGCGGGCCTGATGTGTATCCCACCTCTCGACATCGAGCCTGCACCATTCTTTGCTTATCTGGCCAAGCTGGCTTCCGACAATGGCCTTGAGCAGCTGAGCATGGGCATGAGCGGTGATTACGAAACCGCTGTGATGCTCGGCTCGACCCATGTGCGTGTTGGGACCGCTCTGTTTGGCGAGCGGCGGAAGCAAGAGCAGTGA